Proteins from a single region of Felis catus isolate Fca126 chromosome B4, F.catus_Fca126_mat1.0, whole genome shotgun sequence:
- the ATP5F1C gene encoding ATP synthase subunit gamma, mitochondrial isoform X3 — MFSRAGVAGLSAWAVQPQWIQVRNMATLKDITRRLKSIKNIQKITKSMKMVAAAKYARAERELKPARVYGVGSLALYEKADIKAPEDKKKHLLIGVSSDRGLCGAIHSSVAKQMKNEVATLTAAGKEVMLVGIGDKIRGILHRTHSDQFLVSFKEVGRKPPTFGDASVIALELLNSGYEFDEGSIIFNRFRSVISYKTEEKPIFSLDTVASAESMSVYDDIDADVLRNYQEYALANIIYYSLKESTTSEQSARMTAMDNASKNASEMIDKLTLTFNRTRQAVITKELIEIISGAAAL, encoded by the exons GATCCAAGTTCGAAATATGGCAACATTAAAAGATA TTACCAGACGGCTAAAGTCGATCAAAAACATCCAGAAAATTACCAAGTCTATGAAAATGGTGGCAGCAGCAAAATACGCCCGAGCCGAGAGGGAGCTGAAACCAGCACGAGTGTATGGAGTAGGATCTTTGG CTCTGTATGAGAAAGCTGATATTAAGGCGCCTGAAGACAAGAAGAAACACCTCCTAATTGGCGTGTCCTCTGATCGAGGGCTCTGTGGTGCTATTCATTCCTCGGTTGCCAAACAGATGAAAAATGAGGTGGCCACACTCACGGCAGCCGGGAAAGAAGTTATGCTTGTTGGAATTGGTGATAAAATCAGGGGTATACTTCATAG GACTCACTCTGACCAGTTTCTGGTGTCCTTCAAAGAAGTGGGAAGAAAACCTCCTACTTTTGGAGATGCGTCTGTCATTGCCCTTGAACTACTAAATTCCGGATATGAATTTGATGAAGGGTCTATCATCTTTAACCGGTTCAG GTCTGTCATCTCCTACAAGACAGAAGAAAAGCCCATCTTTTCCCTGGATACCGTTGCAAGTGCCG agagcatgagtgtctATGATGATATCGATGCTGACGTGCTACGCAATTACCAAGAATACGCCTTGGCCAACATCATCTACTATTCTCTAAAGGAGTCCACCACGAGTGAGCAGAGTGCGAGGATGACGGCCATGGACAACGCCAGCAAGAATGCCT CGGAGATGATTGACAAACTGACTTTGACATTCAACCGCACCCGCCAGGCCGTCATCACGAAGGAGCTGATCGAAATCATCTCCGGCGCCGCGGCTCTGTAA
- the ATP5F1C gene encoding ATP synthase subunit gamma, mitochondrial isoform X1, with translation MFSRAGVAGLSAWAVQPQWIQVRNMATLKDITRRLKSIKNIQKITKSMKMVAAAKYARAERELKPARVYGVGSLALYEKADIKAPEDKKKHLLIGVSSDRGLCGAIHSSVAKQMKNEVATLTAAGKEVMLVGIGDKIRGILHRTHSDQFLVSFKEVGRKPPTFGDASVIALELLNSGYEFDEGSIIFNRFRSVISYKTEEKPIFSLDTVASAESMSVYDDIDADVLRNYQEYALANIIYYSLKESTTSEQSARMTAMDNASKNASEMIDKLTLTFNRTRQAVITKELIEIISGAAALD, from the exons GATCCAAGTTCGAAATATGGCAACATTAAAAGATA TTACCAGACGGCTAAAGTCGATCAAAAACATCCAGAAAATTACCAAGTCTATGAAAATGGTGGCAGCAGCAAAATACGCCCGAGCCGAGAGGGAGCTGAAACCAGCACGAGTGTATGGAGTAGGATCTTTGG CTCTGTATGAGAAAGCTGATATTAAGGCGCCTGAAGACAAGAAGAAACACCTCCTAATTGGCGTGTCCTCTGATCGAGGGCTCTGTGGTGCTATTCATTCCTCGGTTGCCAAACAGATGAAAAATGAGGTGGCCACACTCACGGCAGCCGGGAAAGAAGTTATGCTTGTTGGAATTGGTGATAAAATCAGGGGTATACTTCATAG GACTCACTCTGACCAGTTTCTGGTGTCCTTCAAAGAAGTGGGAAGAAAACCTCCTACTTTTGGAGATGCGTCTGTCATTGCCCTTGAACTACTAAATTCCGGATATGAATTTGATGAAGGGTCTATCATCTTTAACCGGTTCAG GTCTGTCATCTCCTACAAGACAGAAGAAAAGCCCATCTTTTCCCTGGATACCGTTGCAAGTGCCG agagcatgagtgtctATGATGATATCGATGCTGACGTGCTACGCAATTACCAAGAATACGCCTTGGCCAACATCATCTACTATTCTCTAAAGGAGTCCACCACGAGTGAGCAGAGTGCGAGGATGACGGCCATGGACAACGCCAGCAAGAATGCCT CGGAGATGATTGACAAACTGACTTTGACATTCAACCGCACCCGCCAGGCCGTCATCACGAAGGAGCTGATCGAAATCATCTCCGGCGCCGCGGCTCT GGATTAA
- the ATP5F1C gene encoding ATP synthase subunit gamma, mitochondrial isoform X2 yields the protein MFSRAGVAGLSAWAVQPQWIQVRNMATLKDITRRLKSIKNIQKITKSMKMVAAAKYARAERELKPARVYGVGSLALYEKADIKAPEDKKKHLLIGVSSDRGLCGAIHSSVAKQMKNEVATLTAAGKEVMLVGIGDKIRGILHRTHSDQFLVSFKEVGRKPPTFGDASVIALELLNSGYEFDEGSIIFNRFRSVISYKTEEKPIFSLDTVASAESMSVYDDIDADVLRNYQEYALANIIYYSLKESTTSEQSARMTAMDNASKNASEMIDKLTLTFNRTRQAVITKELIEIISGAAAL from the exons GATCCAAGTTCGAAATATGGCAACATTAAAAGATA TTACCAGACGGCTAAAGTCGATCAAAAACATCCAGAAAATTACCAAGTCTATGAAAATGGTGGCAGCAGCAAAATACGCCCGAGCCGAGAGGGAGCTGAAACCAGCACGAGTGTATGGAGTAGGATCTTTGG CTCTGTATGAGAAAGCTGATATTAAGGCGCCTGAAGACAAGAAGAAACACCTCCTAATTGGCGTGTCCTCTGATCGAGGGCTCTGTGGTGCTATTCATTCCTCGGTTGCCAAACAGATGAAAAATGAGGTGGCCACACTCACGGCAGCCGGGAAAGAAGTTATGCTTGTTGGAATTGGTGATAAAATCAGGGGTATACTTCATAG GACTCACTCTGACCAGTTTCTGGTGTCCTTCAAAGAAGTGGGAAGAAAACCTCCTACTTTTGGAGATGCGTCTGTCATTGCCCTTGAACTACTAAATTCCGGATATGAATTTGATGAAGGGTCTATCATCTTTAACCGGTTCAG GTCTGTCATCTCCTACAAGACAGAAGAAAAGCCCATCTTTTCCCTGGATACCGTTGCAAGTGCCG agagcatgagtgtctATGATGATATCGATGCTGACGTGCTACGCAATTACCAAGAATACGCCTTGGCCAACATCATCTACTATTCTCTAAAGGAGTCCACCACGAGTGAGCAGAGTGCGAGGATGACGGCCATGGACAACGCCAGCAAGAATGCCT CGGAGATGATTGACAAACTGACTTTGACATTCAACCGCACCCGCCAGGCCGTCATCACGAAGGAGCTGATCGAAATCATCTCCGGCGCCGCGGCTCT GTAA